Below is a window of Leuconostoc gasicomitatum LMG 18811 DNA.
CACCAATTTTCAACGAAATCACACTCGCTGTTTGATTGGCAGTTAACTTGACGTAAAAAGGTACTTCTAATTGAGATGCCGTGACTGTTCCAGTGTATACAATTTGATTCGTTATTGTTGCTGTTTTTGGTTTACTTTCACCAAAAGGCAATACTGCTGTTTCGAATTTAAGCTCAATTTTATATAGTTGCTTGCCATCGACACTCCCAACGAATCGTGGTGCAAACGTGTCCTCTAGTGTTACCAAAAAACGTTTATTACTCTCTAAACCATTACTTTGACCTAATTTATTACCAGTGAATTGACCTGGTATTTCGTAGTTAAATTGTGGATCACTTGAAAACAATGGCGTAATGTAATACGGATTTGATCCGGCCAAAATTTGGTACAACCAGTTACGCTTGGATTCATAATCAAACTGATTAATCGCGGTTAAATAACCCGTATACGTTAATTTTTTGGCATCATAATCACCACCGAAATTTATCTTTCCATTGCGTCCTGAAAACGACTTAGTATTCAAATGTAAGCTAGGGGTACTCTCATCAAAATCGGTGGCAATAATGCCTTTATCGCTTAGCTTAACGCTTGATGCGCCATTTGTAATTAGTAAATCCATTATGCCCCTCCTCCCATGATTTTAACCGTTGCTTGTCTACGTGCATTCTTACTGTTAACTGTTGTTGTGATCTTGTCACCAACAATTTCATTAAATACTTGGAATACAGGTGATTGTGTTTGTTGTTCAGCAACTTTGTCACTTAAAGCAGACAAACCACCGTTTATTTGACCGGCAACACCAGTACTACTAGTTGTGAGCTGTGCGCTAGATGTGTACTGCTGTTGTCCGAACTCATCAGCAATTTGACCAGCATATGATGATACTGATTTTTTGACAGTTTCAAAGTTGGCATTCAAAGAACTGCCAAAACCACTCATAATTGCTTGACCCGCAGGAATAAGCAATTTACGATCGTAACTGATTGGACCTTTGTGCGCCCTTATCCAAGACGCAATACCACCGACAAACGATGTAATGGCTCCCCAAACTGAACGTAACCCGTTCAAGAAACTGTTCATAATTGCTTGACCGGCACCCCACAAATCAAAGTTCATTGCTGCGTAAATAGCGCTCTTAACACCATTCCATATACCAGACACCCAACCAACCGCACCACTCCAAGCACCAACTACTCCGTTCCAAGCGCTACGAGCTAGATTTGATACGGTTGATGAAATCGCATTCCATACTGACGATATAACGTTTCTGACACCATTCCAAAGACTGGAAACCCAACCAGGAATGGCATTCCAAATGCTTTTAATGCCATTCCATAAACGATTACCAAATGACACCGCGCTATTAACAAACACGTTCCAAATTCCTGTTACTGTTGAAACAGCCCTGTTCCACAATCCTGACAGGAAACCAGGTATAGCGTTCCAAACGTTAACAATGCTAGTCCATAAATCAGTTGCAAATTTAGTTGCAGCGGTTGTGAAACTATTCCATATACCGACTACTGTTGAAACGATACTGTTCCAAATTGATACAGCAAAAGCAGAAATAGTTGTCCAGATAACATTAATAGTATTAGCAATAATTCCGAAAATGGTTGTCGCTATCATAACTATTCCGTTCCAAATTTGCCCCAAACTAGTCACGATATTTGTCCATATATTTTGCGCATCTATTCCAAGATTAGTGAAGTCTCCAATTATTAAATCAAGCAACAATAATATTGGACCCATAATCACGTCTTTAAGCAGGTTCCATACACCTGTTGCAATACTTACTAAGCCATTCCAAATTGTAGATAGGTTAGTTACAACGGAATTCCACCCTTGTATTATTAGGTCAAACACGGGTTGTAATGTTTGAATAACACTATCCCAAACATTTGAGAAGAAAGTTGCAACCGAATTCCATCCAGATTTAAGAGCGTTAACAGAGTCACTACCAGCTTTTTGGTTTGCTTGAACAAAAATATCAGTACCTTTTGAAACGTTAGCCCATAAGTTTGAAAAGAATGTCTTCGTTCCTGACCAAGCATTTTCTACTGATTTTTTGCTACTACTCCATGCATCAGATACTGCCTTACCAGCTCCTATTACACCTTGTTTTATCCCTCCCCAAACGCCTGACAGAAATTTGACAAAGTTAGACCATATTTCTTGTCCTGTTTGGGTTTGCGTAAAGAAATATGCTAGTGCCGCAACTACTGCAGTTATGGCAATAACTAACAATACAATAGGGTTAGCCGACATGACTACATTAAAAGCCGCCATTACACCTTGTCCGATCTTTACGGCATTGCTGAACATAGTCATAGCAACTTGCCCTGTTTTTACAGCTAAAGAAACAACCTTAAATGCAATAACCACAGAACCTACAGCAACAACCACTGAAGTAAATACATCGTTAAAACCTTCTATTTTTGTTAAATTATCGATAAATCTAGTTACTGCGTAAACAGCATTTGATATTACAGTTACAAGTGATCCAATAATTGCTCCTAAAGTCTCAAACGCCGATTCAGATGATCCAACCTGACTAAAACTACTTAGTAGTTTACCTGAAGAAATAATAACTGTTCCTATTACATCTTTTAAAAGATTAAATGTAGACACCAATGCTAACCATACAGACTGAACAGCATTAGCTTTTATAAAGCCTTTAATAAAATCAGCAACCGCATTGCGAGCGATTGTCATAACATTCATGACTTGTGATATAAATCCTATTAAAGATGAACCAATAGATGAAAAATTAATACTTTTAGCTATGCTTGTTCCTAAATTAGCAACTTGTTGAATAATTCCTTGAAATGCAGATGCTGTACCTTGCAAGAATAGTCCGAATGATTTTTTTGCAAAGTCTATCGCCGGTGCCAATGCCTTAGAGAATGTTCCCGCCAACTGATTTACCGTATTTCTAAATTGTTCAGATTTGTTATACGCAATAGCAAATGCTGCTACAAGCGCAGCTATAGCAATAACAGCAATTCCCAAAGGGCTTATTAACATAGCTCGCATTGCTGTTCCAAGCGTGCGCATTACACCACCAATCTTAGTGGCAGCTGTTAGAAATGAACCTGTTGCCAGTGTAGCGGCACCAATAATTGGTGTCAAACCAAGAAATGTACGTATACCGCTTCCGATTGCACTATTAGAAGTTGTCGCCCATTGTAAAGTGCTACTGATCATATCAGCGATACTACCCATCACGCCTGAACTTCCAGCCATTGATGAATTACGTAGTGATTCCCAGTTACCACCAACTTGTTCAATTTTAGAACCAACGTTTTTTTGCATTTCACTAGCTTGGCTAGCAAGAAATTTAGTAGCAACTTGAGTGCTTGACGAAGCCTTATTCATTTCTCCAGTAAACGCTGACCAACTCGTAGTCGTATTGTCTGTGGTATCTTTAACCGATTTCATCAATGGTAAGATAGCAGCCATTCCAGCTGAACCAAACATTGTTTTTAACGCTGCTGCTTTTTCTGAACTGGTCATGTTTGCCGTGGCGTCACCAATTTCATTCAAAATTTGTGGTAGTGGCTTCATGTTTCCTTGTGCATCACTGAAGCTAACACCCAAGGATGCAGCCATTTCAGCACCTTTCTTACTTGGTGCCTGCATTAGCAATAAGGCATGGTTTAAGTCTTGCGAAGCTTGTGCCGCACTAAATCCACGGTTAGTCAACAAACCAAGGGCAGTTGATACGGTTTGCATATCAATGCCCGCATTATTTGCCGTGCCGCCAATCGTTGCCAATGCTTGCTGCATATCTTCAATAGAAGCGTTCGACAAGTTAGCTGTTTGCGTTAAAATAGCCGCTGACTGTTGCGGACTTTTCAATGAGTCGCCCCAGATGTTCATTGACTGTTGCACAACGCTCGCCGTTGTTTGTAAGTCAGCACCGGCAGCTGTAGCAGCTTGCGCAATCGCCGGAAATTCTTTCTTAATTGTACCAATTGAAGCACCATCACGAGCCATCGCAACCATAGCATCAGCTGCATCTTTAGCACTCAAAGGCAAATCAGCACCCATCTTGTTAGCAACATCAGACAACCCTTGAATGTCTTTTGATGTTCCGCCAGCTATAACCGCAGCCTTATTTAATGAAGCTTGAAAGCTACCAAATCCGGTTAAACTTTTAATGCCTACCGCAGTTATTGCTGCTCCTGTAATTGCTAATGTTTTACCGATACTAGAAAACGCTTGATTAGCACTAGATAGTGCATTTTGAGTAGCGCCCGCAACGTTTTTCATTGCTGACTGATAATCAGATATATCAGCGCCAATATGAGCCGTAACATTTCCGCCGTTATAATTTGCCATATTAACTCCTTTCCCCGAATACAGTCAGTGCCTTTCTGTATAGCTCCAAGCGTTCCTGTTCGGTTTTTTCTTTCTTATGCGGATCGTAGGTACCTTCTAACGACGCTTCAAGTTCATCACGGTTAAATATATCCTTAAATTTAGGTTTTTCGGCGTTCACAAAGTAACCAATTTGTGTTGCTAGTACGGCCAACTTCTCACGTTCATCAATTTGTGCAAGTTGTCTACCTTTGATAACAGCGTCCAATTCCCATTTGTACAACGAAAAAGCCCACTCGGTATCGTAAATACCAAAGCGAGCCAATAACTCAATTAGAGATTTTCGTTCAGCAATTTCAGAATACGTTCGATCGCCGTCACTTGTTGCTTGATTTCGTCTGTTTGTTCCTTTGATTTCACCATTGGTAGCGCTTCTGCTACCGCGTCCCGTTGCGCTGTGATTGACTTCAAGAAAAAACCGCTATTTTTCAACTCGTCCTTTAATTCTGCTAGTACTTCATCAATCTTTGCACCATCTTCTGTAATTTCATCAACGGCATCAAATAAATCATCATCTGATATTTTTCCAAAGCCACCTGCAACCTTGATAATGTCAATGATTACAGCTGTATCGCCAGTTAAAATACGTGTAAATAAATTGGTAGCACCGTCGCCCATATTATTGTTGTTGGCATCGTAGGTGCTGTAGTCTTTATTTGCATTGAACAATGCCTTATAGTTGAACTTTAGTGTGTCTGTCTTCTTACCTACTGTTACTTCCATGAGTTATCTCCTTTTTATGTAGAGAGCCGAAGCTCTTATTGTTCGTCTGTACCGAAGTTACCTGTTTTTTCGCCAGGGTTTTCGTACTCATAAATTGCGTCTAATGTTGCAATTTCATCATCAGTTAATTCAAATTGACCTTCTTTCAACTTGTCAATGATATTCAACTTGTACTTAGCAGTGATCAACTTGTCACCGTCATCTAATGAAACGCTGTCAACGACCGCGTAACCAAACATTGCAGGGAATACTTGCTTGCTATTCGGCTCTGTTCCAGTTTTCTTAGCATATCGCTTGTCAACAACAACACGCCACACCTTAACTTGATCACCCTTGTGCTTAGCTTGTGTAATAATATCAACTGCTTTATCCTCAGGTACGACGTATGTCGTCAGTTCGATTGAGTCTTCGTTTGAGGAAGGCATGACAATACGACCAAACTTTGTTTGTTCGTCAATTGAGTCTCCCTCAATACTTACTGACCCTTCTGTTTGCATAGCTGGTAATACCGCTGAACTACCAACCGCTGCTGACGTTGATTGAATAAAATACCATACCTTTTTGGCAAGTGTTGCCGTGCCCTTAACCATATCTACTGTCATAATTTCTCCTAAATATATGCTGTCACAGAAAAAATCACATGGTATACATCTCTTCCAATTGAGTTATCAACCAATATTTGAGATGTTACACGTGTGATTCTGTCTGTGGTTTGTGTAATTGCGCTTTTGATTGAATAAGTATCATTTTCAAGTGCTAGTCTGTCATTGATCGAATAAAACAAATCAATCTGCAATTCTGTCGTAACTGTTTCCCATCCGTTACGTGCTGTTAGCTGGTCATCATCCATGTGAGAACCTAACACGAGGAATGGCTCTGGGGTATCAGACTCGGGTAACAGATTATACACAGGTATAGTGCCTGATTTTAGTTTGCTGAAAATATCAATCAACAGTTGTGCCATTGGTGAGTTATCGCTCATCTAAGCCCTCCCTTCAACAAATTCTGCAATTTTTGATAGAAAAATAATTCTTCTTGTTTCATCGCTGGGTTCATGAATGGGTGTGGTGACATTCTGCGTGTTCCCATTTCTAGAAAAATAGAATAGCTAGCACTTGAATCAATATCTGCACTCATATCACCCGTTTTTTGTGCTGCGATGTGTTGTTTCAAATAACCGGTATCAACAGGTGCCATTGTCTTTGCTCGCGTCTCAACTCTCAAAGCTGTGTTCATAACAATATTGTCAGCTTCACGTCTGATTTTTTCTGGTTGACTATTGAATTGTTTGATTAGATCATCTGCACCATCGAATTGGATTGTCATTCTAGACATGCTACACCCCTTGAATGATAACTACCGTGTTCCCACGTGTGTTTGGTATCGCTTGTGGTTTACGCTGCACACCATTTATCAAAACATAGTCAATCTTGCCAACTTTGTTTTTAAAATGAATGGCCACCGCAGTTGAGTCATACTTTCCAAAAACATTCATGTTAGTGTACTGATTTACGCCAGTAATACGACATGGCAACCAATCAGACAATACTTGTTTTTTGACTGGACCCAATGGCCCGTTAGTTTCAACGGTCGTCATAATTTTAACGCGATCACTGTATCTCATATGAACCTCGTAATACCGTTACCACCTTTTTTGGCACGATATTTTCTCAAGTAATCTGCATAATCATCAACATCGTCATCACTCCACGTTGCAGACACATCACTCTCGCTAGATGACCTCTTACCCTCATCCCCGATGCGATTAAAACGCCGAACTGTAATCTCACGTAATAACCAAGATATTTCAGTGGGATAACTAACCAGATTATTGCCATCTTGATTAATGTAACTCAACAATCGCGCTTGGTTATCTTCCAACAACAGATTTAACAGATCGTCTTGCTTTACGTCACTTATTGACAACAAGACTTTAATTTTATTTAAGTTTTCATCTGCCATAGATCCTCCTAACAGGCTTCACACCCCGTTCGAGTGGTTACGCCACTGTTCGTTGCGGTTATTGTCCACCAGCACCCTTAATTGAAACAGAAACGCCATCTTTCTTGTTCTTCTTGATGAATAAATCATGATACAAACGATTTTGATACAAATACCCGTCACCCTCTGTGTGTTCACCGGGTTGGAACAAATAAACTGAGTTTTCCTTGACAACCGGTATCGTCGCTTGTGTAGCCACCAAGATAAAGTTAATATCATTTGCACCAGCTTTTGACTTGAAACCGTCTGAGAAGTCGAACGCGTCTTTGAAACGGGCATCGTCCCATACCTCAATCAGTGTCACGCCGTCAATAGATGTCACACGTGATTCCAACGCTGTCATGCCAACATTTTGGTTAGTGATTGAACGCGTGAATTCTTTTGATCGTTCCAAGAAGTCCATTACTTCTGATGACACGAATCCGATAATGTTTTGTGCCCCGTATTTACGAATTGGAAGCAAAGCCGCCTTTATTTGCGAGTAAACATTATCAACTGTTAATGTTTCAGTAGTTGATTGTCCTGCCCCTTTTGCTAGTGTAGCGAAACGGTAGGCATCAATTTCTGGTTGCACGTTTTCTTCAATGAACACCTTAGTGATATTTCCAGCAGCCAAATCTTGGTTTGTTTCATCAACATCTTGACTGTCTACAAAAAATTCAATATCACGGTCTTGACCCATAGTGTAAACTGTCTTATCGTTTGAAACTGATCCAGTATTGTAACCTTTACCACGTCCGTGTGGTTTCAATCCTGATGTTGAGATACTTGTCAACGTAAACGATTTTCCACCGTTGACTAACGTCACATCTGGTACACCCAATGCTGATGTAATCAAACCTTGTGTAATTTTTTGGTCGAATACTCCCGCATCCTTTGTTACATAGTTATATGCCATAATTTATATTCTCCTATTTAATTCCGAGTGCCTGTGCCATTGCACTACCAACACCTGCATTTTGTCCTGATTTTGGTTCACTGCCCTTCAAACGTTCATTAACTGTTGCTTCAACATGCTTGTTAACGAGGTCATTCAGCGTATTGATGTTGTTCTTGGTTATTTCAGCATTATCAGACAAGACCATGTCAACCATTGTGTCCGGCAAGCCTACTTCTTCGAGTTGATGTTTTGCTTCATAACGGTATTCACGCATATTAAGCTCTTGTTCACGCTTATTAAACGCTTCAGTTTTTGCCTTATCTTCCGCTTCCTTACGATCCGCAGCACTCATTTTAGCGAGTTGCTCTGCCTTAGTGATAGCTTCCTGTTTCTCTTCATCCCACTTAGACTTTGCTGTTTCCAACGCTTTAGCCGACCGCTTGTCAATCAACGAATCTAGTTCGCTTTGCGTAAACATCAACTTTTCATCTTGCGTTTCCACCTCTTGGTCTTGTACTTCTGTTTCTACTTCATCAGCCATAATTTATCCTTTCTTAGCCCATACACAACTTGTATCGTATAATTTTGCCCCATGCACGATTAAAACCCACACACGGCATGATATAGTCCCATATACACATGCCTAGTTTATTGACTTGCGACAGGTCAAAATAAAAACACCAATATGCTAATATCAGTGTTATTTTTATGATTCAACCAGCGCATAACCCGCAACGCTGGTGTTATTGAAGACCGCGTTTCGTGTTACACCCGTCATAACTCCAGTGTATGAAAAGTTAAATCCGGTTGTGGTATTTGTAAAATTCGTTACTTGCTTAAACATGAATGTTTGTCCGTTGTTTGTGAATACTACTAATTCCATTTGCTCTCCTTAATCCCAGCTTGGTAGATCATCTACCGTGTCCGGATCTAAATACTTATTAAATTTCGTCAGTTCATCATCAGACGGCACAATTGTACTACGGCAGTTCGGGTGCATTGACGGTGCGTTAGTCCCTGGTGAAAAGTCATTCATTTTGAATACTTCACCGTTTAGGCTGCGACAGATACTTGACGTGCGATTATCCATAACTGCCACGAACTCGTATGATTCAACACCATAACTCTCATACCGTTTAGCAGTTGTTGCATTAGCTACGTATGTACTTTCTGTGCGAACTAACCGTTCAGTGTTAGGTTTAGTTCCGCCAAATACGTCACGCAAATTCTTAGCGGTAACTCTTGGATTGCTTCCGTTAATTGCAGCCTTAACTAACACATCTTTCAATTTATTAGCCAGTACATCATTATCACGCCAGACACGTTCCGAATAATTGGCCCCACTCCACTCGAATGACAAGATACTATCAATTTCAGCGTTGTTTAACGTCTTAATTGCATTTCCAACTGCTAGTGCGCCGTAAATATAAGCACTCTCTTTGGCTAGATATTCAGTAAATGAACCGACTTGCTGACTGCTTGCCTGTAAAATACGGAAATCAATCTCCAGTTTTAACAACTCTAATCGACTTATTTTAGATGTCATGTACTGCGCATTCAAACGCTTTAACAACTCTGGATTGTCTTTGTTAGACATACGATAATTGTTTGCCCGTTTCACGTAGTCGCTTAAATCAGTCTTTCTAATGCGCTTGTGTGCATCAGCGTAAGACACTGTGTTATTGTCAGCATATCTCTCGTAGAATTCATCAATCTTAATCGCAACATCTTGTGAAGCAGATTGATATTCTTTGAGTACAGCGTCCGTTAAATTTTTATCTTTAACGTCCAATAAGTCCATGATGCCTTGCGTACGTTTCTGCCAATAATCACTCATCTGTCTTACCATCATCAGGTGCTAATGTTTGATATCCTGTTTGTGCTTGAAAATTATCAATACCAGCCTGCTTTTCATCAGCTAAGCGCTTCATTTCATCATCAGCATCAACTCCCGTAAATGTCGATAATAGCGTGAACAAAGTTTCGTCACTAACAACGCCAAACAAATTCTTTAATTCAGCCAACCGTTCTTCATCAGATGTCGGCATGTTAGGCGTGAAGTTAACTTGAATGTCGTTGATTGCATCATATAAGCCGTCTTGACGGTTGGTGGTTGACACACTACTCTTAATACCCCAAACGTTACCTAACAATCTTAGACGTCGCATGATACCACGTGATAGCAATCGCTCTTTCGTCTTACGCAAGTTATCGTTGCCCATGAGCTTGTATTTCATAGCCTCACCAGACTGTGTTCCGGCAAAGTTCTGGTCGTTTGTATCTGGCGTAAATGTGAAGCGTAGAATATCATCAACCAAACGCGTTTTGTATGCTTCCGCACCTGTCGTATCATATTCTTTAGTCAAATAAAACGCGTTAGGTTTCGGCCCGTCTGGATCATTGTTATTATCCATAATCAACATACGCGCTTTCAACATGTCATTGAATACATCGGTGCTAGAGTTTTCACTTGGTATTGGCTTACCATAATCATCAAGCACCAACTCACCGTCAGCATTTGTAGCATATTCAGGTTCAGCCGTACCGGTCACGGGGTTCCCAATCAGTACCAAGTAAGCATCATTCATATCTTGTTGGAAGTTGGCCAACTCTGATTGCGACAAATCATAAGCATCAATACTATCTAACACACTCTCAAAATCGCCAAGTCGTTCCTCGTTATTTTTGTATTCGTTAATAGGCACAGCACCATACTGATGTGTGGCTTCATTAACCAATTTCACGCCAATAAACAATGATGAATTTGATTGGTAATAATAAATTTTATCAGCCGTATAAATCTCGACATAACTACGCACATCAGTCTTGTTAAATCTGATTTGATAGAAGCGCACGCCAAACAATGAGTCAGCAGCAATCGTATCATCATAAACAACAAATGTTTGCTCAGGTTCTAATTTGGTCACACGTTCCTGTGCGTTAGAATTAGAATAAGCAAGCTCATAAGCACGTCCGTATATCGACAAATCAGTCTCAAGCAATCCGTCATGGTAATCAGCGCCGTTTTGCTGTGAGAACTCGGCAATTTTTTTAACTAGATTATCGTCACCCTCATATTGAATTGGGTTACCCAACATGTAACCTTGCATGAACACGGTAATGTACTTAGCCCAGTCACTCGCAATACGATTGTCAGCTCTGTTGCTATCTCGTCCCGTATCGCGGTATTTAATGTTGTTATCAGCTAAATAATATCGTTTTAATTCAGCCAACCGTGGCAGTTGTTGCGATTGAAACGTTGCAATAAAGTCATTCACTTTGTCAATAAACTGCGATGATCCCATATCTGCAATTTGTTCAAAATCCGTGGTTGGCATCTTGAACACGTTATTTGCTTCTGGTCCAAATCTTGTCTTGCTTAAAAAATCTACCATGTTACCTCCCTAATCCTAATTGTTTAAACGCTTCCATGCGATCTGTTGTACTCTTCTTGCTCATGATCAATGGTTCTGCTGCATATCTCATTGCATCCATCAAGTGGTTGTTTTTATCAACGGCCTTGCCAACCCAACCACCTTCCTTATCCATATCGTAAACATAGGCGTTTAGTTCTTCGATTGTATGTTCAAGTGTAGGCAATACATGTATTTTGTAGTCCTGTAAATAAGTAACACCAAACATGATTTCATACTTATGAGCACGTTTCATACCTCTGATCCCTTTGTTTCTCAACTCTTGAATCATGCGGTCACCACCATTTGCGTAATCCGCTCTAATATCGCCTTGTTGATAACCATGTACATACAACCACTTAAAGATTTCATCTGTGAGCATGTGCTGTTTGTACATCTCTTTTAGAATGTAAATATCTTTAGTCTTGGTGTTAATTGCGTACTCTATAAATGTTGTTGGATCAGGTCCATAACCCCAGTCCATACCACGAACAATGTGCGAACCTTTTAGCACTTCTCTAATATCAAATTTCTCAACAATAGTATTCTCGTATATTAAGCCTTCAGCAACGCCCCACTCACCATCAACGGCAACTCTCGCACGTCTTGGGTTACGTTTCTTCATTTCTAAAAGTCGATTAACATAGTCGACATCTAAAAAAGGATTGTCTTTGTATGTTGTCGTAATCGCTAATGAATTGTTGACGCGTGTATCTTCGTCAAAGAAACGCTTTTTTAGCCAATGGCGTTCATTCCAAGGATTAAACGTTAACACCGTTTGATAAAAACCGTCTGGATCATCAATCACACCACGCATAGATTCATCAACCGTTTCAAATGATTCTTCCAATTCCATTTGATAGGCTTCTTCTACCCATAAGCGACATAAATTACCAGTCTCAACAGATATTGACGTGATTGACAATGGTTTATCAGCGCCACGGAACAATATCTTTTGTCCTGTTGGCTTAAATGTTATTTCAGGTAGCGAACCATTGAATTGAAAAAGGCTACCAACGCCCATGCGATTAGCAACCTTTTGTAATAATGTGAATGTTGATTGTCTGTTAGTATTTGCGTAGCGTCTCAACACAAGCCAGTTAACGTATGGTTTGGTCACAATATCAAGAATAACCTTAGTGGCTACTCCCTCACTCTTACCACTACCACGACTACCTTTATAGGCAATATAGCGTGCTTTACTATTAAACATCGGCGCATAAGACTTACTGACCATTTTAGGTAGATTCCAATTGATTACTGGCATTAGCTGTCCTCCTCAAATGGATTGATGTTGATTGATATTGCACTATTTCTGTCCGACTTCAACATATCTATCAGTTTGTCACGAGCTTTGTTTCGGTCATACAGTTCCACCATCGGACCATCTTTCCCCATTTTTATTGATTTGATAGGTCGTGTATCAACCTTTTCTTTATCTTTAAATTGCACCCAAGACTTTCTATATATTTCAGGATTATCTTCGGTATCAAGCTTCACATCACCTTCCGCATCAACGTGCAGCATATCGTATTTACCAAAGTCTATGTAATCACCAATATCAGCTCGTGCTTCAATAACCATATCTTCCATCAAATCAAAAGAGTCCACGCCAAGCTCTTGCAATTTGGCTTTGCGCAGAATCTTTATTTCGTTTTTAATGTTATCATTTGTCAACATGCGAGAACCACTAACTCTTGCAGTGCTATATGGTACATCATAAACATTTATGTACGCTTGCGTGGCATTCGAAATACGAAGATAGTCGATAACAAAGGCCTTTTGC
It encodes the following:
- a CDS encoding phage head morphogenesis protein, giving the protein MSDYWQKRTQGIMDLLDVKDKNLTDAVLKEYQSASQDVAIKIDEFYERYADNNTVSYADAHKRIRKTDLSDYVKRANNYRMSNKDNPELLKRLNAQYMTSKISRLELLKLEIDFRILQASSQQVGSFTEYLAKESAYIYGALAVGNAIKTLNNAEIDSILSFEWSGANYSERVWRDNDVLANKLKDVLVKAAINGSNPRVTAKNLRDVFGGTKPNTERLVRTESTYVANATTAKRYESYGVESYEFVAVMDNRTSSICRSLNGEVFKMNDFSPGTNAPSMHPNCRSTIVPSDDELTKFNKYLDPDTVDDLPSWD
- a CDS encoding phage portal protein; the protein is MVDFLSKTRFGPEANNVFKMPTTDFEQIADMGSSQFIDKVNDFIATFQSQQLPRLAELKRYYLADNNIKYRDTGRDSNRADNRIASDWAKYITVFMQGYMLGNPIQYEGDDNLVKKIAEFSQQNGADYHDGLLETDLSIYGRAYELAYSNSNAQERVTKLEPEQTFVVYDDTIAADSLFGVRFYQIRFNKTDVRSYVEIYTADKIYYYQSNSSLFIGVKLVNEATHQYGAVPINEYKNNEERLGDFESVLDSIDAYDLSQSELANFQQDMNDAYLVLIGNPVTGTAEPEYATNADGELVLDDYGKPIPSENSSTDVFNDMLKARMLIMDNNNDPDGPKPNAFYLTKEYDTTGAEAYKTRLVDDILRFTFTPDTNDQNFAGTQSGEAMKYKLMGNDNLRKTKERLLSRGIMRRLRLLGNVWGIKSSVSTTNRQDGLYDAINDIQVNFTPNMPTSDEERLAELKNLFGVVSDETLFTLLSTFTGVDADDEMKRLADEKQAGIDNFQAQTGYQTLAPDDGKTDE
- a CDS encoding PBSX family phage terminase large subunit, coding for MPVINWNLPKMVSKSYAPMFNSKARYIAYKGSRGSGKSEGVATKVILDIVTKPYVNWLVLRRYANTNRQSTFTLLQKVANRMGVGSLFQFNGSLPEITFKPTGQKILFRGADKPLSITSISVETGNLCRLWVEEAYQMELEESFETVDESMRGVIDDPDGFYQTVLTFNPWNERHWLKKRFFDEDTRVNNSLAITTTYKDNPFLDVDYVNRLLEMKKRNPRRARVAVDGEWGVAEGLIYENTIVEKFDIREVLKGSHIVRGMDWGYGPDPTTFIEYAINTKTKDIYILKEMYKQHMLTDEIFKWLYVHGYQQGDIRADYANGGDRMIQELRNKGIRGMKRAHKYEIMFGVTYLQDYKIHVLPTLEHTIEELNAYVYDMDKEGGWVGKAVDKNNHLMDAMRYAAEPLIMSKKSTTDRMEAFKQLGLGR
- a CDS encoding terminase small subunit, which encodes MKKYEEAEQDYLSGLKYKDIADKYGVSISTVKSWKSRYWNSDKVATKDKKVAKVAKVAKPKPTEKAIDELSDSTLTDKQKAFVIDYLRISNATQAYINVYDVPYSTARVSGSRMLTNDNIKNEIKILRKAKLQELGVDSFDLMEDMVIEARADIGDYIDFGKYDMLHVDAEGDVKLDTEDNPEIYRKSWVQFKDKEKVDTRPIKSIKMGKDGPMVELYDRNKARDKLIDMLKSDRNSAISININPFEEDS